The genomic stretch CCACGGGGTTCATGTGGCTGGTgcaagggaagaagaaggtggagcaCACCTTCAAGAAGATCAAGCAGACCGTGTCCTATGCTGCCGAGGTGACAGCGTTCGCCGAGAAGGGCAAGCTGCGGAAGATCACCGGTGTCAAGACCAAGGAGCTGATGCTTTGGCTCAGTGTAGTTGAGGTCTGTGTTCCTGAGGCCTCGCCGGAGAAGGTCACCTTCAAGACTGGCACTGGCCTCTCCGACAGCTTTGACGCTACTGCCTTTGCACTCGGGGAGTAAATATGGATGCTGAGTTTTATTAGTTTATTTAATCCTTACGAGGATTACGTGCGTGCAAGGATTGTCTTAATCGTTTGTGCCAAGTTCAATGGCTTGCCTGTAAGATGTTACTGCTCCATTGTCTGTCATAATCAATAACATCTGCTTGCAATGAAAG from Setaria italica strain Yugu1 chromosome II, Setaria_italica_v2.0, whole genome shotgun sequence encodes the following:
- the LOC101775737 gene encoding uncharacterized protein LOC101775737; translated protein: MASQAIESNRPGAEVFNGDAICMKKSVNLLEELGLPKGLLPMEDIQEFGYNRTTGFMWLVQGKKKVEHTFKKIKQTVSYAAEVTAFAEKGKLRKITGVKTKELMLWLSVVEVCVPEASPEKVTFKTGTGLSDSFDATAFALGE